One window of Gloeothece citriformis PCC 7424 genomic DNA carries:
- a CDS encoding hemolysin family protein codes for MVELVIVALLVMVGSGICACTETAILSVSPIKVRELSQSGQKSASVLLTIRENINHPIATIVMINNLFNIFGSIFIGSIASKVLGNMWLGLFSGVFTFLIIIFAEIIPKTLAARYATQIALFVAIPLKLITQIFKPFTVIIETLTLPFTKKDKLPSTSEAEIKILASIGRREGVIEKDESEMIERVFQLNDLKAEDLMTPRIIVTYLKGELTLEECQDIISHSEHTRILVIGETIDKVLGIALKHELLTAIIEGKQKQPISTFTRSVNFVSQETKANELLKTFQTLGEHLIVVLDEYGGVAGVVTLEDVLEVLIGEIVDETDKFVDLQQIARRKRKILLEARGIQQQEMIQVS; via the coding sequence ATGGTAGAGCTAGTTATTGTTGCTCTCTTAGTCATGGTTGGTTCTGGTATCTGTGCTTGCACTGAAACAGCGATTTTATCCGTTTCGCCGATTAAAGTTAGGGAATTATCCCAATCTGGACAAAAATCCGCCTCAGTTTTGTTAACGATTCGAGAAAATATTAATCATCCTATTGCCACCATTGTCATGATTAATAATCTGTTTAACATTTTTGGCAGTATTTTTATTGGAAGTATAGCCTCAAAAGTGTTAGGAAATATGTGGCTAGGATTATTTTCAGGAGTTTTTACTTTTTTGATCATTATTTTTGCGGAAATTATCCCTAAAACTTTGGCTGCTCGTTATGCTACTCAGATAGCGTTGTTTGTAGCGATTCCTCTCAAATTAATTACTCAAATTTTTAAGCCCTTTACTGTCATCATTGAAACCCTGACCTTACCCTTTACAAAAAAAGATAAACTTCCCAGTACCAGTGAAGCAGAAATTAAAATTTTAGCGAGTATTGGTCGTCGGGAGGGGGTAATAGAAAAAGATGAATCAGAAATGATTGAGCGAGTCTTTCAATTAAATGATCTTAAAGCAGAAGATTTGATGACTCCTCGAATTATTGTCACTTATCTCAAAGGAGAGTTAACCCTAGAGGAATGTCAAGATATAATTTCTCATTCAGAACATACTCGAATTTTAGTCATTGGAGAAACCATTGATAAAGTCTTAGGGATAGCTTTAAAACATGAATTATTAACCGCCATTATTGAAGGAAAACAAAAGCAACCTATTTCAACTTTTACCCGTTCAGTGAATTTTGTTTCTCAAGAGACTAAAGCCAATGAATTACTAAAAACGTTTCAGACATTAGGAGAACATTTAATCGTCGTTCTTGATGAGTATGGGGGAGTGGCTGGCGTTGTCACTCTAGAGGATGTGTTAGAAGTTTTAATAGGGGAAATTGTCGATGAAACCGATAAGTTTGTCGATCTGCAACAAATCGCCCGACGGAAACGAAAAATTTTATTAGAAGCCAGAGGAATACAACAACAAGAAATGATACAAGTTTCCTAA
- a CDS encoding cyanophycinase, giving the protein MVNATEKAPEQSGKNQSVKQDIKGQLIIIGGAEDKEGDCKILREFIRRSGGIDAKIVIMTVATELPREVGDDYIRTFERLGVEDVRVADTVVREDADSRSILEALERATGVFFTGGDQARIVEVLKDTQIHKTLQKRYQEGLIVGGTSAGASMMSDKMILEGDSETYPRIEIVDLDSGMDFLSEVIIDQHFAQRGRLGRLLAAVARHPQLIGIGIDENTGIIVEDHQFQVIGEGSCTVVDLKSASHNNIKQILKDEGLALCDVNLNILPDGYGFDLNSRKAIVA; this is encoded by the coding sequence ATGGTTAACGCTACGGAAAAAGCCCCTGAACAATCAGGGAAAAATCAGTCTGTTAAACAAGATATTAAAGGTCAATTAATTATTATTGGGGGAGCAGAAGATAAAGAGGGCGACTGTAAAATCTTACGGGAGTTTATTCGTCGCTCTGGTGGAATTGATGCAAAAATTGTCATCATGACGGTAGCGACTGAATTACCGAGAGAAGTAGGGGATGATTACATCCGTACTTTTGAACGTTTGGGGGTTGAAGATGTTCGGGTGGCGGATACGGTGGTGCGGGAAGATGCTGACTCTCGTAGTATTCTAGAAGCTCTTGAACGCGCAACTGGGGTATTTTTTACCGGGGGGGATCAAGCGAGAATTGTGGAAGTCCTCAAAGATACTCAAATTCATAAAACTCTTCAAAAACGCTATCAAGAAGGGTTGATTGTCGGGGGAACAAGTGCTGGTGCAAGCATGATGTCTGATAAGATGATCCTAGAGGGAGATAGTGAGACTTATCCTCGGATAGAAATTGTCGATCTTGATTCGGGGATGGACTTTTTGTCAGAGGTGATTATAGATCAGCATTTTGCCCAGCGAGGACGTTTAGGACGGTTATTAGCGGCGGTTGCTCGTCATCCTCAGTTAATTGGCATCGGAATTGATGAAAATACAGGGATCATTGTGGAAGATCATCAATTTCAAGTCATTGGCGAAGGCAGTTGTACGGTGGTTGATTTAAAATCAGCTAGTCATAATAATATTAAACAAATTTTAAAAGATGAAGGGTTAGCTTTGTGCGATGTTAATTTAAATATTCTTCCTGATGGATATGGTTTTGATTTAAATAGTCGTAAAGCAATTGTTGCTTAA
- the malQ gene encoding 4-alpha-glucanotransferase — protein sequence MPFPRSSGILLHPTSFPSRYGIGDLGIEAYYFIDFLVRSGQRYWQILPLNPPSVGNSPYMSFSAIAGNPLLISPDLLLEKGLLNPEDLENVPDFPLDHIDFEGVIAWKIPLLKKASQNFAQKASPVMQRRFEGFCQGKAGWLEDYALFMALLESQGQPVWTQWPIELRNRYQDALDYARQELKEEIFFHKFLQFEFLEEWLALRGYINTLNIQIIGDIPIYVGHNSADVWANPQVFKLDPETGNPLEVAGVPPDYFSATGQLWGNPIYDWEYLQNTGFDWWVRRVREVLTQVDIVRIDHFRGLESYWSVPAGETTAMNGQWVKAPGYALFDTIRTKLGKLPIIAEDLGDIDQPVLDMRDHYEFPGMKILHFAFGGGSDNPYLPFNVDRNSVIYTGTHDNNTSMGWYYDNANDYEKGRLYQYLGCTGDYSIAWDMIRLAYSSVANQAIIPLQDVFSLGSDARMNTPSLADGNWSWRYRGEALTEEYINRLREMVMLYGR from the coding sequence ATGCCCTTTCCTCGCTCCAGTGGCATTTTACTCCATCCTACAAGCTTTCCGAGTCGCTACGGTATCGGAGATTTAGGGATAGAAGCCTATTATTTTATTGACTTTTTGGTTCGCAGTGGACAGCGCTATTGGCAAATACTCCCCTTAAATCCTCCTAGTGTGGGCAACTCTCCCTATATGAGTTTTTCCGCCATTGCCGGCAATCCTTTATTGATTAGTCCGGATTTGCTCTTAGAAAAAGGATTACTCAACCCAGAAGATTTAGAGAATGTGCCGGACTTTCCCCTGGATCATATCGATTTCGAGGGGGTGATTGCTTGGAAAATTCCCCTCCTCAAAAAAGCCTCCCAAAACTTTGCTCAAAAAGCATCCCCAGTGATGCAACGCAGATTTGAAGGATTTTGTCAAGGCAAAGCCGGCTGGTTAGAAGATTATGCCCTATTCATGGCTTTATTAGAGTCTCAAGGGCAACCGGTTTGGACACAATGGCCGATAGAATTACGAAATCGCTATCAAGATGCCCTAGACTATGCCCGTCAAGAATTAAAAGAGGAAATCTTTTTCCATAAGTTCCTTCAGTTTGAATTTTTGGAAGAGTGGTTAGCCCTCAGAGGCTATATTAACACCCTCAACATTCAAATTATTGGAGATATTCCCATCTATGTCGGTCATAATAGCGCTGATGTTTGGGCCAACCCCCAAGTCTTTAAACTCGATCCGGAAACCGGCAACCCCTTAGAAGTAGCCGGAGTTCCCCCAGATTATTTTTCCGCTACTGGGCAATTATGGGGCAATCCTATCTATGACTGGGAATACCTCCAAAATACAGGCTTTGATTGGTGGGTGCGCCGAGTTCGGGAAGTGTTAACCCAAGTTGATATTGTTCGGATCGATCACTTCCGAGGGTTAGAATCATATTGGTCAGTTCCGGCGGGAGAAACCACCGCTATGAACGGACAATGGGTGAAAGCCCCAGGATATGCCTTATTTGACACTATTCGCACTAAATTAGGTAAACTCCCCATCATCGCTGAAGATTTGGGCGATATCGATCAACCGGTGTTAGATATGCGGGATCATTACGAATTCCCCGGCATGAAGATCTTGCACTTTGCCTTTGGAGGGGGATCGGATAATCCCTATTTACCCTTTAATGTCGATCGCAATAGTGTAATTTACACCGGAACTCATGATAACAATACCTCAATGGGTTGGTACTATGACAATGCCAATGACTATGAAAAAGGTCGTTTGTATCAATATCTGGGGTGTACCGGAGACTATAGCATTGCCTGGGATATGATCCGTTTAGCTTATAGTTCTGTAGCTAATCAGGCGATTATTCCTCTACAAGATGTGTTTAGTCTCGGATCGGATGCAAGAATGAATACCCCTAGTCTAGCTGATGGTAACTGGTCATGGCGTTACCGAGGGGAAGCGTTAACCGAAGAGTATATCAATCGTCTTCGAGAGATGGTGATGCTTTACGGACGGTAA
- a CDS encoding IctB family putative bicarbonate transporter — protein MTSAWKRITLMELSPSQWRGASFVYHFVGFLSRWRSESWLLQWAEPLGALLICLVLALSPFVSTGLIGILLLACGGYWLLLTLSDDDWPSITPIHLLVLLYWGIATIAVAFSPVRAAAFEGWVKLTLYLVMFALTARVLRSPRLTSMIITVYLLTALVVSIYGVRQEMFGVEQLATWNDPTSDLAGDTRVYSYLGNPNLLASYLLPAIALSAAAVFVWQGWLQKALALTLFFVNTACLYYTDSRGGWIGMMGLSLVFLLLLYYWFKDSLSPFWQKWLLPLVLGTLAAFVILAMIMVEPLRIRVMSIFAGREDSSNNFRMNVWASVIKMIKAYPIIGIGPGNEAFNKVYPLFMHPKYSALSAYSVLLEIMVETGVIGLSCFVWLLVVTFNQGVRQIGLLRQQRNLQGFWLIAAIATMAGMLAHGFVDTVWYRPQIASLWWLMVALIASHYSGVIPKNSPKKVKDGLSSHRL, from the coding sequence ATGACCTCAGCCTGGAAACGAATAACTCTTATGGAATTATCCCCTAGTCAGTGGCGTGGGGCCAGTTTCGTCTATCATTTTGTCGGTTTTTTAAGCCGTTGGCGTTCTGAAAGTTGGCTGCTTCAGTGGGCAGAACCTTTAGGCGCTCTACTCATTTGCTTGGTTTTGGCTTTAAGTCCTTTTGTTTCTACCGGGTTAATCGGGATTTTGCTGCTAGCTTGTGGCGGATATTGGCTTTTATTGACTTTATCCGATGATGATTGGCCGTCTATCACTCCGATTCACCTTCTTGTTCTCCTTTATTGGGGAATTGCTACCATTGCGGTCGCTTTTTCGCCGGTAAGAGCCGCCGCTTTTGAGGGTTGGGTTAAACTGACTTTATATTTAGTCATGTTTGCTCTGACGGCTCGTGTCTTGCGATCGCCCCGTCTGACTTCGATGATCATTACTGTATATTTATTAACCGCTTTGGTGGTGAGTATTTATGGGGTGCGACAGGAAATGTTCGGGGTTGAACAGTTAGCGACTTGGAACGATCCCACCTCAGATTTAGCAGGGGATACGCGAGTTTATAGCTATTTGGGTAATCCTAATCTCTTAGCGTCCTACTTGTTACCGGCCATTGCTTTGAGTGCGGCGGCGGTATTTGTTTGGCAGGGGTGGCTACAGAAAGCATTAGCACTAACTTTGTTTTTTGTCAATACGGCCTGTTTGTACTATACCGATAGTCGAGGCGGTTGGATTGGCATGATGGGTCTTTCTCTCGTTTTTCTGCTGTTGCTCTATTATTGGTTTAAAGATAGCCTTTCTCCCTTTTGGCAAAAGTGGTTACTTCCCCTGGTTTTGGGAACTCTCGCCGCCTTTGTAATCCTGGCTATGATTATGGTAGAACCCCTGCGGATTCGGGTAATGAGTATTTTTGCCGGACGAGAAGACAGTAGTAATAATTTTCGGATGAATGTTTGGGCTTCCGTGATTAAAATGATTAAAGCTTATCCAATTATTGGGATTGGCCCGGGCAATGAAGCGTTTAATAAAGTTTATCCTCTGTTTATGCACCCTAAATATAGCGCTTTGAGTGCTTATTCGGTGTTGCTCGAAATTATGGTAGAAACCGGTGTAATTGGGTTAAGTTGTTTTGTGTGGTTATTAGTCGTCACCTTTAACCAGGGAGTGCGTCAAATAGGACTGTTACGACAGCAAAGAAATCTTCAGGGGTTTTGGTTAATTGCTGCGATCGCCACTATGGCCGGAATGTTAGCTCATGGTTTTGTCGATACGGTGTGGTATCGTCCCCAAATTGCTTCCCTATGGTGGCTGATGGTGGCTCTCATTGCCAGTCATTATTCCGGAGTAATACCTAAAAATTCGCCAAAAAAAGTTAAAGACGGGCTTTCATCGCACCGCCTCTAA